Proteins co-encoded in one Cucurbita pepo subsp. pepo cultivar mu-cu-16 chromosome LG15, ASM280686v2, whole genome shotgun sequence genomic window:
- the LOC111811618 gene encoding histone H1-like: protein MATEEPVLAVESAAEPANAEPAGESPVKKAAKSKKSKESKEKKPAAPKRSRNPPTHPPYEEMIKDAIVTLKERTGSSQYAITKFIEEKQKQLPPNFKKLLLFHLKKLVASGKLVKVKSSFKLLPAKLAASKPASPAKKKPVAAKPKPKAAVKTKAVAKPAAKPKPAAKPKPKTAAKPKAAPKPKPKPAPAKAKSSAVAKPKAAAKTKAAPKPKAKENPAKVARTSTRSSPGNKAPVPKPAVKKAPVAKKAPAKSVKSKKVKSPARKAPARRGRK, encoded by the exons ATGGCTACTGAGGAGCCAGTTTTGGCGGTGGAGTCTGCGGCAGAGCCGGCCAACGCCGAACCAGCCGGAGAAAGTCCTGTGAAAAAGGCCGCGAAGTCGAAGAAATCCAAAGAATCTAAAGAGAAGAAGCCTGCTGCGCCTAAAAGATCTAGAAATCCCCCAACTCATCCTCCATATGAAGAG ATGATTAAGGATGCGATTGTCACGTTGAAGGAGAGGACTGGTTCGAGTCAGTATGCGATTACGAAATTCATTGAGGAGAAGCAGAAGCAACTTCCTCCGAACTTTAAGAAGCTTTTGTTATTCCATTTGAAGAAACTTGTTGCTTCCGGGAAGCTGGTGAAGGTTAAGAGCTCGTTCAAGCTTCTGCCAGCGAAATTGGCAGCTTCGAAGCCTGCTTCTCCTGCGAAGAAGAAGCCTGTTGCTGCCAAGCCGAAACCTAAAGCGGCGGTGAAGACCAAGGCTGTGGCTAAACCGGCAGCAAAGCCGAAACCAGCAGCGAAGCCGAAGCCCAAGACGGCTGCTAAACCCAAGGCTGCTCCTAAACCTAAACCTAAACCTGCTCCCGCCAAGGCAAAGAGCAGTGCGGTTGCGAAGCCGAAAGCTGCAGCGAAGACTAAAGCTGCTCCCAAGCCGAAAGCCAAGGAGAATCCCGCCAAGGTTGCTAGGACATCCACGAGATCCTCACCAGGGAATAAGGCACCTGTTCCGAAACCGGCGGTGAAGAAAGCACCGGTGGCCAAGAAGGCTCCGGCGAAAAGCGTTAAGTCTAAGAAAGTGAAATCGCCGGCGAGAAAGGCTCCGGCAAGAAGAGGAAGGAAGTAA
- the LOC111811616 gene encoding myosin-binding protein 1-like, with translation MEKSELTDSLNQESIHSRSPRFITSQHDPKIAGKLTTSEMTETNDMEIPSSKALEDHSTLRNTNDDTNHSSESSESDEENKVTSGNKNDNSDRKSDSDSSESDKEHDIDFASRHPLEKEADIVSNDLKQSPLISTKEVVYESAMKNTNGDMDHNGVSKSFESDNEQEVIKINTTIEECPKIDEVVYVSGNRNTVIDSVSESSFESDKERDSDFAIGKFLEKEVDIVNDDLKQSPLMNTVVEECSKTDITAYESAIKNINDDIDNVNESSESNKEHDISIGQSLKKETDLVENDLKLSPLISTIVDPYESDIKNINDDIDVVSESTESDLVTNDLKQSLLISTTIEKCPIDEVVYEYAVMNTNNDMDHRSISRSLVSDKEHVFNFAEPDIEHVNQPSSNDEGHNYSISYDDLQEEFASGFDVIPEFHRSVSMESVESVDGSNVSEIEGESIVDRLKRQVEYDKKCINSLYNELEEERSASEVAVSQAMAMITRLQEEKATMNMDALHYLRMMEEQAEYDVEAIEKANELLNEKDRDIQELEAELEYYRSIYTVDTIVEDEHENSDDSNEEHHEYNGNHSFKSRILKASKESYRSLNNPNLCLEFEDEKHYIQLCLKSLEDKISKIFTNGQQEGEESIEENGSSRHIEQSNCNGTATPEGELVDVDKNGHFGCEESLYEVKDPISCANKLEEVDFLALEHKISELTGRLEALQADHDFLEHSLNSLRYGEEGLQFARNIVNQLQELCKIGIRLDRRPRSKVHAA, from the exons ATGGAGAAAAGCGAGCTTACAGATTCTCTCAACCAGGAGTCCATTCATTCCCGCTCTCCTCGGTTCATCACATCACAACACGACCCGAAAATTGCGGGAAAGTTAACGACAT CTGAGATGACCGAAACAAACGACATGGAAATTCCATCTTCCAAAGCGCTCGAGGATCATTCGACATTGAGAAACACTAACGATGATACAAATCATAGTAGTGAGTCTTCTGAAAGtgatgaagaaaacaaagttaCTTCTGGGAACAAGAATGATAATTCAGATCGTAAAAGTGACAGTGATTCTTCTGAGAGTGATAAGGAACATGATATCGATTTTGCCTCAAGACACCCTTTGGAGAAGGAAGCTGATATAGTTTCTAatgatttgaagcaatctccATTGATTAGTACTAAGGAGGTGGTCTATGAATCTGCTATGAAGAATACAAATGGCGATATGGATCATAACGGTGTTAGCAAGTCGTTCGAGAGTGATAACGAACAAGAAGTCATCAAGATCAACACAACAATTGAAGAGTGTCCTAAAATAGATGAGGTGGTTTATGTATCTGGTAATAGGAACACAGTAATCGATAGTGTAAGTGAGTCCTCCTTCGAGAGCGATAAGGAACGAGACTCCGATTTTGCTATAGGAAAGTTTTTGGAGAAGGAAGTTGATATAGTTAATGATGATTTGAAGCAGTCTCCATTGATGAACACAGTAGTTGAAGAGTGTTCCAAAACTGATATCACTGCCTATGAATCTGCTATTAAGAACATCAACGATGATATCGACAATGTTAACGAGTCCTCCGAGAGTAATAAGGAACATGATATCTCTATTGGGCAATCTTTGAAGAAGGAAACAGATCTAgttgaaaatgatttgaagCTGTCTCCATTGATTAGCACCATAGTGGATCCCTATGAATCTGATATTAAGAACATTAATGATGATATCGACGTTGTTAGCGAGTCGACCGAGAGTGATCTAGTTACCAATGATCTGAAGCAATCTCTATTGATTAGCACAACAATTGAGAAGTGTCCCATAGATGAGGTTGTCTATGAATATGCTGTTATGAACACTAATAATGATATGGATCATAGAAGCATTAGCAGGTCTCTTGTGAGTGATAAGGAACACGTCTTCAACTTTGCTGAACCTGATATTGAACATGTTAATCAACCATCCTCGAACGATGAAGGCCACAATTATAGCATTTCGTATGACGATTTACAAGAAGAGTTTGCGTCGGGATTCGACGTAATACCGGAGTTTCATCGGTCAGTCTCAATGGAATCAGTAGAATCAGTTGATGGAAGCAATGTAAGTGAGATCGAAGGCGAAAGTATTGTGGATAGATTAAAACGACAAGTCGAATACGATAAGAAATGCATTAATTCATTGTATAACGAGTTGGAAGAAGAACGAAGCGCTTCCGAGGTTGCGGTAAGTCAAGCCATGGCTATGATTACAAGGTTACAAGAGGAGAAGGCAACAATGAACATGGATGCTCTTCATTACTTGAGAATGATGGAAGAACAAGCAGAATATGATGTAGAAGCTATAGAGAAAGCAAACGAACTCTTGAACGAAAAGGATCGAGACATCCAAGAGTTAGAAGCCGAGCTCGAATACTATAGGTCGATTTACACGGTCGACACAATAGTCGAGGATGAACATGAAAATAGTGATGATTCAAATGAAGAACACCATGAATATAATGGGAATCATTCCTTTAAATCAAGAATTTTAAAGGCATCAAAAGAAAGCTACAGATCTTTGAATAATCCAAATTTATGTTtagaatttgaagatgaaaaacaCTACATTCAGCTATGTTTGAAGAGCTTAGAGGATAAGATCAGCAAAATATTCACTAATGGACAACAAGAAGGGGAAGAGAGCATTGAAGAGAATGGCTCATCCAGGCACATAGAACAAAGCAACTGTAATGGAACAGCTACACCAGAAGGAGAGCTGGTTGATGTTGATAAGAATGGTCATTTTGGCTGTGAAGAAAGCTTATATGAGGTGAAAGATCCGATAAGTTGTGCAAATAAACTAGAGGAGGTTGACTTCCTTGCTCTTGAACATAAGATTTCAGAGCTTACTGGCAGGTTGGAAGCACTACAAGCTgatcatgattttcttgaaCACTCTCTTAATTCTCTTCGATACGGCGAGGAGGGGCTGCAATTTGCTCGGAATATCGTTAATCAGCTACAAGAATTGTGTAAAATCGGCATTCGGCTCGATCGTCGACCTCGCTCCAAAGTTCATGCAGCATGA